The Haloprofundus salinisoli region ACGGGTCGTCGAACGGCTCGGTCGTGGAGACGAACGGCCACACGGACACGCACGCACGCGAGGATAACGAGTCGACCGACAAGGCGGTCGAGGAGACGCCACCCGCGCCGCCCGTCGACGCCACGGAGTCGATACCGCAGGCGCAGGTACCTTCAGAAGTGTATCTCCGCGGGCTCGCGCCCTCGTTCGCCACAGAAGTGCTGTTGATGGAGTGGATGACGATGCTCATCGACAGCGCCGGCCCCGGCGGCGCGATGAAAGCCGTCGACTACTACGAGCGCATCAACTGGATCGACGAGTCGGTGAAGAACCACCTCGAAGACCTGCTCGGCGGCGTCCAGACCGCGCCGCTGACCGCCGACGGCGTCGTCGACGACCTCACGAGCGAGGAGCACAGTCAGAGTTTCGCGTACATCATGAAACTCGACGGCCTCCGAGCGACGACGAACGTAACCTAAACAGATGGGGTTCAGCACGAGCGCCGCCGCCACCATCATCTTCATCGGCGTTCTGCTGAGCTTCGGCTTTCTCTACCCGGTCGTCGAACAGAACCTCGAAGCCCACACCGAGGCGTTCGACGACCGAGACGACCGCTTTCTCACCCAACGAAACACCGATATCGCCTTCGACAGTGCAACGTACGACCCGGACACCAACACGCTTGTCGTCAGCGTGAACAACATCGGGACGACGACGCTCCGAATCGACGAGACCGACCTCCTCGTGGACGGAAATATTCAGACCGAGTACGCCACGGACGTCGACGG contains the following coding sequences:
- a CDS encoding FlaD/FlaE family flagellar protein — translated: MDIGNVLRSLGLEALAPVSQEEREETDRSGGAADGVDESAELDEEGGTGVRDGDDADGVGSGDAIEDLRHELDQVAADLETTQSKLRAVQSERDDMVARLDGLEDDTAQLLGVYDRLTAEVNPFDEQWRQSAEGRPSEGDSRYGVVSVSDGSSNGSVVETNGHTDTHAREDNESTDKAVEETPPAPPVDATESIPQAQVPSEVYLRGLAPSFATEVLLMEWMTMLIDSAGPGGAMKAVDYYERINWIDESVKNHLEDLLGGVQTAPLTADGVVDDLTSEEHSQSFAYIMKLDGLRATTNVT
- a CDS encoding flagellin, with product MGFSTSAAATIIFIGVLLSFGFLYPVVEQNLEAHTEAFDDRDDRFLTQRNTDIAFDSATYDPDTNTLVVSVNNIGTTTLRIDETDLLVDGNIQTEYATDVDGASDRTLWVPGETLTFTVDGITEQPDRVNVVTGLGVQISTSVEGTA